The Lewinellaceae bacterium genome includes a region encoding these proteins:
- a CDS encoding outer membrane lipoprotein carrier protein LolA, translating into MKKILGFALFLLLGTIVVAQPKQYVSAEDSDPEAKEMLKKIQAKYDAYKTVEFSFVLDIEIPDQPKESQQGTLERQGDKYHFKLGTQEVFCDGKSIYFILHNNKEVQINNMPDPDEDNSVLSPQAIFNFYESDNFVFFLTGELVENGKRLQEITFKPLDRDHSDYAKLVLTVDKNASEIIRVKAYSKDASRYTLHIGKVKTNTGLVASAFSFNKDKFPGYYVEDLRE; encoded by the coding sequence ATGAAAAAAATCCTTGGTTTTGCACTCTTTTTATTATTGGGAACCATTGTGGTTGCACAACCCAAACAGTACGTAAGCGCTGAGGACTCCGATCCTGAAGCAAAGGAAATGCTCAAGAAAATCCAAGCAAAATACGATGCTTATAAAACTGTTGAATTCTCTTTTGTTTTGGATATTGAAATTCCGGACCAGCCCAAAGAATCCCAGCAAGGTACCCTCGAAAGACAGGGAGATAAGTACCATTTCAAATTGGGTACCCAGGAAGTTTTTTGCGACGGCAAGTCCATCTATTTTATTCTGCATAACAATAAAGAGGTCCAGATCAACAACATGCCTGATCCTGATGAAGACAATAGTGTGTTGTCGCCCCAGGCCATTTTTAATTTTTATGAATCCGATAATTTTGTCTTTTTCCTCACTGGAGAGCTGGTTGAAAACGGCAAACGGCTTCAGGAAATTACCTTCAAGCCTCTCGATCGGGACCATTCAGATTATGCGAAACTCGTCCTGACCGTCGACAAAAATGCTTCTGAAATTATCCGGGTGAAGGCTTATAGTAAGGATGCTTCCCGATACACTTTACATATTGGGAAAGTAAAAACCAATACAGGCCTGGTTGCTTCGGCCTTCTCTTTTAATAAAGATAAATTTCCGGGGTATTATGTGGAGGATTTGAGGGAGTAG
- a CDS encoding M48 family metallopeptidase translates to MSSKKIYPSFLSVKGKKIPFQVVRERRQSMRVAVGKRAVILRMPSGILAPGLEKGTTWVQNWLEELTAKKPDALDHLLLKSYENGDILEVGDRRYTLQIVYEDRKTHAAKLKGDIIKLSLVESADPMLLQKAIKHLLSRVVAQDFLPNIVKRVDDLNDLYFQKAFNKVSLKYNHSNWGSCSSKGNINLSTRLLFAPQPVIDYVIVHELAHLVEANHSPRFWAEVKKVMPDYKDKERFLKQNGKQFDF, encoded by the coding sequence ATGTCGTCCAAAAAAATATATCCTTCTTTTTTATCGGTCAAGGGGAAAAAGATACCTTTCCAGGTGGTGCGCGAGCGCCGGCAAAGTATGCGTGTGGCTGTTGGTAAAAGGGCGGTTATTCTCAGGATGCCTTCCGGGATATTAGCTCCAGGGCTGGAAAAGGGCACAACCTGGGTACAGAACTGGCTGGAAGAGCTGACGGCAAAAAAACCGGATGCACTGGATCACCTGCTGTTGAAATCCTATGAAAACGGAGATATCTTGGAGGTGGGGGATCGCCGTTATACGCTCCAAATCGTTTACGAAGACCGAAAAACCCATGCGGCAAAACTTAAGGGAGACATTATTAAGTTGAGCCTCGTTGAATCGGCAGACCCTATGCTATTGCAAAAAGCCATCAAACATTTACTGAGCAGGGTGGTGGCGCAGGATTTTTTGCCGAATATCGTCAAGCGGGTCGATGATCTGAATGATCTTTATTTTCAGAAAGCATTCAACAAGGTAAGCCTTAAATACAATCATTCCAATTGGGGCAGTTGTTCCAGCAAAGGCAATATCAACCTTTCCACCCGCCTGCTTTTCGCCCCTCAGCCCGTCATCGATTACGTGATTGTCCATGAACTGGCCCACCTCGTGGAAGCCAACCATTCTCCACGCTTTTGGGCGGAAGTAAAAAAAGTCATGCCCGATTACAAGGATAAAGAGCGCTTTTTAAAGCAAAACGGAAAACAATTCGATTTTTAA
- a CDS encoding DUF3667 domain-containing protein: protein MKCLNCENEFKGHFCNQCGQKATVKAITLAGVLSDVFRMLTNVDRGLLFNYINLTRKPQATISGYLSGKRIGVFPPIQYAILGVTILTLLDHYLGQGFPSSLTGHSELVGSFKDSPQYNLGQNFGKILKGNLKFFLPLIIFFFSIPAKLFYKKFNFAEHLAIQAFIMGHAAFFTIFLFPFKQLTVLANPVFYLVLLIWNFLFFFSRKEIVASILSAIFIFLIGMGLFILIPVLLFVLLNIS from the coding sequence ATGAAGTGTTTAAACTGTGAAAATGAATTCAAAGGCCATTTTTGTAATCAGTGCGGACAAAAAGCTACGGTGAAAGCCATTACTTTGGCTGGTGTTCTTTCGGATGTCTTTAGAATGTTGACCAATGTTGACCGAGGATTGTTGTTCAACTATATTAACCTTACCAGAAAACCCCAGGCGACAATCTCAGGTTACTTGTCCGGGAAGAGAATAGGCGTTTTTCCGCCCATTCAATATGCTATTCTTGGGGTTACCATTTTGACCTTGCTGGACCACTATTTGGGTCAAGGGTTTCCTTCTTCACTTACAGGTCATTCAGAATTGGTTGGTTCTTTTAAAGATAGTCCACAATATAATTTAGGTCAAAATTTTGGAAAGATTTTGAAAGGCAATCTCAAGTTTTTTTTACCATTGATCATTTTCTTTTTTTCTATTCCTGCTAAACTTTTTTATAAAAAATTCAATTTTGCGGAGCATTTGGCTATCCAGGCCTTTATTATGGGGCATGCTGCTTTTTTTACCATATTCCTGTTTCCTTTTAAGCAGTTAACCGTTTTAGCCAATCCCGTCTTTTATTTGGTGTTGTTGATTTGGAATTTTTTGTTTTTCTTTTCCAGGAAGGAAATTGTTGCGAGTATCCTGTCTGCCATTTTTATTTTTTTGATAGGAATGGGTCTGTTTATTTTGATCCCGGTTCTCCTATTTGTCCTTTTGAATATTAGCTAA
- a CDS encoding metallophosphoesterase, translating to MGVLIACAVVFFLDLYVYKGISTLTESLSKSGQTGVFFLFWTVRVALLLAFAYTITHFNEFRVNHPRAFIFWTSAFFVVTLPMLVFAAFHFANDLTNGVLWGVNKLANPGTDYSRRTFITQAGLGVGALLMGGFFYGVTKGKFAFRVMKNQVVSSRLPKAFDGLKIVQISDAHLGSFINNFEPVKKMVRMINDLEADYVVFTGDMVNSLSDEAEPWIDVFSGIKAKYGKFSIFGNHDYADYGNYTESEKIKSRNRLKEIHKEMGFRLLEDEHVELQRDGEKISLIGVHNWGAGFHQVGNLANAMQNVNPDHFKILLSHDPTHWEHQVLGKEDIHLTFSGHTHGMQMGIEIPSLGIKWSPVKLRYKRWAGLYTEGEQHLHVNRGLGVLAFPGRLGMAPEITLVELKSA from the coding sequence ATGGGAGTTTTAATTGCTTGTGCGGTTGTTTTTTTTCTCGACCTCTACGTTTATAAGGGAATTTCCACTTTGACGGAATCGCTTTCCAAATCCGGACAGACGGGGGTGTTTTTCCTGTTCTGGACCGTCCGGGTCGCTTTATTGCTAGCCTTTGCCTATACCATTACCCATTTCAATGAATTCAGGGTAAATCATCCAAGGGCGTTTATTTTCTGGACTTCCGCATTTTTTGTGGTAACCCTTCCCATGCTGGTCTTTGCTGCTTTTCATTTTGCCAATGATCTCACCAATGGAGTATTGTGGGGGGTGAATAAACTGGCAAACCCTGGAACGGACTATTCCCGGCGTACTTTCATCACGCAGGCCGGCCTCGGGGTAGGAGCCTTACTTATGGGTGGATTTTTCTATGGGGTGACCAAAGGAAAGTTTGCTTTTCGGGTGATGAAAAATCAAGTGGTTTCTTCCCGTTTGCCCAAAGCTTTTGACGGATTAAAGATTGTTCAGATCAGTGATGCACACCTTGGAAGTTTTATCAATAATTTCGAACCGGTAAAAAAAATGGTGCGCATGATCAATGACCTGGAAGCCGATTATGTGGTGTTCACCGGTGACATGGTCAATTCATTGTCTGACGAGGCGGAGCCCTGGATCGACGTATTTTCCGGCATAAAAGCCAAATATGGTAAATTCTCGATATTCGGCAACCACGACTATGCTGATTATGGTAATTACACTGAATCAGAAAAGATAAAAAGCCGCAACCGGCTGAAAGAAATTCATAAAGAAATGGGATTCCGGTTGCTGGAAGACGAACATGTTGAGCTGCAACGAGACGGGGAGAAAATTTCCCTCATCGGGGTACACAACTGGGGCGCAGGCTTTCACCAGGTAGGAAACCTGGCGAATGCTATGCAAAATGTCAATCCTGATCATTTTAAGATACTGCTTTCCCATGATCCTACCCATTGGGAGCACCAGGTGTTGGGAAAGGAAGATATTCACCTGACTTTTTCGGGGCATACCCACGGCATGCAGATGGGGATCGAGATTCCTTCGCTGGGGATTAAATGGAGTCCCGTAAAGCTGCGTTATAAGCGTTGGGCCGGACTTTACACGGAAGGGGAACAACACCTGCATGTCAATCGCGGATTAGGCGTACTGGCCTTCCCGGGCAGGTTGGGCATGGCACCGGAGATCACCCTGGTGGAGTTGAAGTCTGCCTGA
- a CDS encoding homoserine O-succinyltransferase — protein sequence MIRLAILDLYDNTPNQGMRCIQDIVEAYEDVEYTVFDVRGKDQVPGLEFDIYISTGGPGSPLEGDGVWDIRYGRWLDSIWNWNQQPDLPKKHVFFICHSFQIAVNHFKLAKVTKRKSKSFGTFRTHKTEEFEPLFESLPEPFYIADFRDWQCVQPDWRRMNAMDAKVVALEKIRPHVPLERAIMAIRFSDEIFGTQFHPEAEPKSMLWHFMDVEKRTQLIEDHGVEKYQRFIDHLRDKNKIQLTHDTVLPGFMKKAVANVRKGTVAY from the coding sequence ATGATACGTTTAGCTATTCTTGATTTATACGATAACACGCCTAACCAGGGTATGCGTTGCATACAGGACATAGTCGAGGCTTATGAGGATGTGGAGTATACCGTTTTTGATGTAAGGGGAAAGGACCAGGTGCCCGGGTTGGAATTTGATATTTATATTTCCACCGGGGGCCCGGGAAGTCCGCTGGAAGGGGATGGTGTATGGGATATCCGTTACGGACGCTGGCTGGATTCGATATGGAACTGGAACCAGCAACCTGATTTGCCGAAAAAACATGTTTTTTTCATTTGTCATTCGTTTCAGATTGCGGTCAATCACTTCAAGTTGGCAAAAGTCACCAAAAGGAAGTCTAAGTCTTTTGGTACCTTCCGGACGCACAAAACAGAGGAATTTGAACCTTTGTTTGAATCGCTGCCGGAGCCTTTTTATATAGCAGATTTCAGGGATTGGCAGTGTGTCCAGCCGGATTGGAGACGCATGAATGCCATGGACGCTAAAGTGGTAGCACTTGAAAAAATCAGGCCTCATGTTCCTTTGGAAAGAGCGATAATGGCCATTCGGTTTTCCGATGAAATTTTTGGCACCCAATTTCATCCGGAAGCAGAGCCCAAATCTATGCTTTGGCATTTTATGGATGTGGAGAAGCGCACCCAATTGATTGAAGACCATGGAGTTGAAAAATATCAACGCTTTATTGATCACCTTCGGGACAAAAACAAAATTCAATTGACTCATGATACCGTTTTACCCGGGTTTATGAAAAAAGCTGTGGCTAACGTGAGGAAAGGAACGGTGGCTTATTGA